The genomic DNA ATCTATTAATTTCCGATCTTTAGCGCCCCACCTACGGGACTGTGGGCAGGGAGAAATCTAAGGGAGCGCGATCGCCTAGCCGTTGGGTTGCAGCCGAGGACTGATTTGCCGTTTGCCATTGGCTGAGAACCTGAGCGACCTGCGATCGCGTCATTCCAGGTTGAATTTCTGGGCGATACAACATCCGCAGCAGCGCCTGATCAATTTCGCTATATTCGGTGGGATCAGTCCAGCCCCGAAAAAAGATACTGTCGGGATAGCGGCTAGAATCTTGCATCAAGCCGAGCGATTGGGTCAGTTCTTCGCGGATCAGGTGCGATCGCTCCTTCTGGCTCACCCCGACGGTCGAAATCAAAATTCTGGCGCTATAAATTGTGTTCTGTTCGTCCCAATGCGTCCAGAAAAAGCCGTAATTAAGTCCTTGGTAGTTCGGTTCATACCGCCGGAAATCGGACTCTGGTACAAAATAAATTTCCATGTTGGGGTTGTCTTGATCCATTTGTAGTTGCAGCCCCTCCGTTAACCCCTCGATGTCTCGGACGACTGCCTGTAACGTACGTAGATCTTCTGAGGTGGGCGACCCGTGAATTTTAATCTTTACCGGACCCTGCCATTTCCGTACCCTAGGAGTTGACGCACCAAACTCGCCACCCATTGCCACTTCTAAGAAATAGTTGATTTGCTCTGGGGTATAGCTAGGTAACCCCAGGCTTTTTGGACGTGGCGTTGCTACATTGGTGGAGTTTG from Trichocoleus desertorum ATA4-8-CV12 includes the following:
- a CDS encoding DUF2927 domain-containing protein; protein product: MTVKLSLLATMRQMVPFALASTAIALSVGLPSWAKPAMLQARYADSPINVRSAPSTVASRVSTGWVGDRVEVLREVRGRDGATWNYVRFERNRLAGWVRSDLVQMQRSPLPVPSLRASSAIAINPQPISTNSTNVATPRPKSLGLPSYTPEQINYFLEVAMGGEFGASTPRVRKWQGPVKIKIHGSPTSEDLRTLQAVVRDIEGLTEGLQLQMDQDNPNMEIYFVPESDFRRYEPNYQGLNYGFFWTHWDEQNTIYSARILISTVGVSQKERSHLIREELTQSLGLMQDSSRYPDSIFFRGWTDPTEYSEIDQALLRMLYRPEIQPGMTRSQVAQVLSQWQTANQSSAATQRLGDRAPLDFSLPTVP